The Candidatus Syntrophosphaera sp. DNA window TTGGGGTTTAAGGGCTCCTGCATTTTTGACCGGGAGATCGGGTCAGAAGCTGGCTCCGCCTATGTTTTCCAGCTAACCCCGCGGGGCTACATCGTGGTCAGTGGCACAGACGAACTTCCTCCGATCCTGGCTGATGTCTACAACCGGCGCGTTTTGAAGCTCCAGTGAGGTTTGCAGCAACCCGCGATTTTCAGCTTGACATAATTCAGCATTCCGCAGAACTTTCACGAGTGCTTCAATAGTCGAAAGTACGGGAGAGATCATGAACAGAGTAATCGTGATTTGTTTGGCTTTACTTATATGCGGAGGGCTCTTCGCGGCGGAATACACAGTGGGCGCGGGCACTGAAACGATCAACCGGGTCCCGGTCAATGGCATGAACGACTACGGCTGGACCAAGACCCTCTACACCAAACCGGAACTGAACGCGGCCGGATTGAACACGCCGGGAGAGATTATCGGCGTCGGTTTCTACGTAGGCAATCTGCCGGCAAATTACACCATCCAGGACCAGCATGTCTTCCTGCGCCACAGCAACTTGGAATCCTATACCCAACCGTCTGAGGCCCTGCCGGACAGCTCATTGTTTACCCAGGTCTATGCCGGAGACCTGTTCTTCCACGGGAACGGCTGGCTGCAGGTCGTTTTCAGCTCTGCCTTTGCCTGGGACAACGAGAACAATATCGAGATCCTCTGGAAAAACTGGGACGGGTCGGGCCAGAGCGGAAACCCCGTCTTCCGCTCCACGAGTTCAAGCCCCTTGTACCAAGCGGTTTACAACCATGCCAACGGCGCTTTCCCCACCGGAACGGGGACCAAGTATTATTATCGCCCCAACCTTCAGGTCATCACGGCGATGGCGCCCCTGCCAGCGATCACGGTCTATCCTTTTTACAATGGATTGTTCATGCCCGGCGCCGCCTTGGCCTGGAAAAACGGAGGAGGCTGCCCCACTTCCTACGACGTCTACCTGGGAACCGCAAATCCGCCCTCGACCTTGGTCAGCAGCGGCCAGACCGGCACTTTCTTCACTCCGCAGCTGCAGCCGGGCTCAACCTACTATTGGAGGGTCGTTCCTTCCAATTCCTATGGCAGCGCGGGAGCCTGCCCGGTCTGGATTTTGCACACCCCGGCGGCGGTACAACTGGCGGAAAGCTTTGAGGGAGACGCTTTTCCGCCCCCGGGCTGGCTGAATCCAGGCAATCTGGAGCAGAGCCAGATCTATCCCTATCAGGGCGAAAAATGCCTGTTCAAGTCCGCCGGAACGTCTGGCAGCCTCATCGGCACGCCTCTGCTGTCCTTCAATTCCTCATCAGTCCTGAGTTTTTACGCCCGCACCGGCTCGACCGCGGGTAACAGCCGGATCCGCCTGAAATATTCGATTGATGGGGTGAACTGGACCAATAGCGGAGTGGATTTTGAGATGCCCACCACCCTGGATTGGGTGAGCTACGAAGTTTTCCTGGGCTCGTTGGCCGGCCAGAATCTGCATCTGGGGCTGGAGCCCTACAACGCCGCAAGCAGCGGTTTGGTGAGCATTTACATCGATCACGTGGTCGGCCCCGTTCCGGCCGTCTATCTCGCCGCCCCACAGCTAAGCATCGACATCATCGGAGCCAGCGCGGTCCTGAATTGGACAATGGTTCCGGCTGCCACGGGTTACCGCATCTACGCCTCCGACGATCCAGCCAACTGGGGCTCTACACCTTTGGCCACTGTGGGCCCGTCCGTATTGTCTTACAGCATGCCGCTACTGACGAGGAAATTCTATCGGGTCACCGCAATTATGGGTTATTAGAGAGGTCTGAACGGCTGTTTTGGAGTGTGGAACCGTCTGAGGCCAAAGCGCGCGAAATCGCTAAATTCTTGAAGCAGAAAATTTTCCTTGACTGATTTCGAGTTTGCCAGTAATTGGATTCAATATTCTTAGTCCTTACACCATAATAAGTTATCGTCAAGGAGAGAAAAATGAAGATCTTACGTTTTACCGTTCTTGCAGCAGTCCTGCTGGGCATCAGCGCGGCTTTGTTCGCCGGAGGCTTTGCCCTCTCCGGGGTCGGATCCCGTGCCACATCTATGGGCGGCGCGTTCCGCGGCATGGCCGATGATGCCACCGCCATGTTCTGGAATCCGGCCGGCCTGGCCTTCATGGACCAGAGCGAAATTTCGCTGGGCGGAACCTTCATCCAACCCGATTCCAGATGGCAAAACACAGTTCCTCTTGAATACATGCCTGGTTTCAGCCTGGATGAGCTGGAAGCGGAAAACAAGATGAGCATCATCCCCACCGCGCTGGGCGTCTTTGCCAAAAACCCCAAAGCCGTGTTCGGCCTGGGGGTTTACGTTCCCTACGGCCTGGGCGCCACCTACGACGCCTATCAACTGCCCGCATCCATGCTGGGTAATCCTGTCACCTGGTCTTCCGGCTTCCCGGAGAACGAGATGTCCTCCTCCGTCTCGATCTTTGACATCCATCCCTCCATTGCCTACAAGATCACAGACAACCTTGCCTTCGGCGTTGGCATCAGCGTGTTCTACGGCTCGATCGATCTGGCCCAGATCAAACCAAGCCCCACCAGTTCATATTTTGCCCCCACCACCTTCGACATGTCCGGCACGGGCATTGGCTTCGGCGGCAACGCCGGGATCATGTATAAGCCTCTCAAAAACCTTTCCCTGGGCTTCAATGGCCGCTTCCCCAGCAACATAGACATGCAGGGCGAGGCCGAGGTTCTGCTCTGGCTGAACAACCTGGCCAATTTCACCGTTTGGGGCGGCAACAATCCTGATTTCCTCGTTGCCCAGACCTATGGCGGCAAGGAAGATATCGACGCGACCCTCAAACTTCCCGGAGAACTGGGCGCCGGACTTTCTTACAAGATCCTGCCCAATCTCGCTTTGAACCTGGACTATGCCTACACGATGTGGGACCGCCTGGATGTCATCAAGGTGGAGATGGAAAACCCCATCGTGATCCTGGAAAACCATCCCCTGATGCAGGTGGAGCTGGAGGAAACCGAACTGGTCTTCAACTGGGAAAACACCCACCGGGTGAGCCTCGGCACGGAATTCCGCTTCGGCGGTAACGCCCTCCGCGCAGGATTTTTCTACGACCAGAGCCCCATCACAGTGGATACCCAGATCCCCACCCTTTCAGACATTGGTAACAAGACCAGCCTCAATTTCGGCTTCGGCCGGGATTTTGGCCCCATCACCCTGGACCTGAACGGCCAGTATGTGACGATGGAGGAACGCGAGGTAACAGAATTCACCGGCAACAACATGCTGGGGATCTACAACACCTCCTCTATCTCCGGAAACATCGGCCTGACCTATAGATTCTAAACACCCATATACATCTCCAATGGAAAGGACCGCCCTACCCCCCCAGGGTGGTCCTTTATTTGTGTCCGGACATCAGTTAGCCAGAGGAACTCCAGACATTTTTCTGGGTTGGCTCCCCTTATCATTACGGTGTCAATACGGACTCATTACGGACTTTGTCCGTAGTGAGTCCGTATTGACACCGTATTGATAAGGAGGGAGAAGGGGTTGGGCTTGAGGCCTGGAAATGCCTGTTGAGCAGTAATGGCAAAGGTTTCAGCCGCAGGGGAGTCACCCGGACCCCAAACCGCAATTTAATTCTTGACAGAAAGCCGCGCTTCCACCAAAGTATTATGCAAAGGTTATGCGTATAATTCCGGCTTTCCTCCTGACACTCGCGCTCTTTCTGGGAGTATGCGCGCCCTTACGTGCCAAAACGGAGCAACGCGTTGTCCTGAAAGTG harbors:
- a CDS encoding Spi family protease inhibitor; protein product: MAAKVSPGQALRAAGTYLDKLGFKGSCIFDREIGSEAGSAYVFQLTPRGYIVVSGTDELPPILADVYNRRVLKLQ
- a CDS encoding outer membrane protein transport protein, which gives rise to MKILRFTVLAAVLLGISAALFAGGFALSGVGSRATSMGGAFRGMADDATAMFWNPAGLAFMDQSEISLGGTFIQPDSRWQNTVPLEYMPGFSLDELEAENKMSIIPTALGVFAKNPKAVFGLGVYVPYGLGATYDAYQLPASMLGNPVTWSSGFPENEMSSSVSIFDIHPSIAYKITDNLAFGVGISVFYGSIDLAQIKPSPTSSYFAPTTFDMSGTGIGFGGNAGIMYKPLKNLSLGFNGRFPSNIDMQGEAEVLLWLNNLANFTVWGGNNPDFLVAQTYGGKEDIDATLKLPGELGAGLSYKILPNLALNLDYAYTMWDRLDVIKVEMENPIVILENHPLMQVELEETELVFNWENTHRVSLGTEFRFGGNALRAGFFYDQSPITVDTQIPTLSDIGNKTSLNFGFGRDFGPITLDLNGQYVTMEEREVTEFTGNNMLGIYNTSSISGNIGLTYRF